The Chloroflexota bacterium genome contains a region encoding:
- a CDS encoding GNAT family N-acetyltransferase, with translation MTPDGLGDIELRPAREGDITQFDRLWAEAEREDPSPDDDSLPLYAHELTTGAVWVAARGDRVVGMAAALIRGDVAVLAELAVAADVQDRGIGRRLLAAVMPADVPERFTLSSRDRRAVGLYARVGMTPRWPVYELRAEQFDLQSLDGGVEAAVAAVDDPAFIAWDARVGKRHRPQDLTFVANEVAAQPLWFRRGGATVGYGLVAQRMADEPKQSGTYALGPLGVGDPADAGACVAAALKWARPRARAVRLDVPAPHPALAPLLEAGFRIVEDDQVFCCSSAATAADLASYLPTFVEIY, from the coding sequence GTGACTCCCGACGGGCTCGGCGACATCGAGCTGCGTCCCGCCCGTGAGGGCGATATCACCCAGTTCGACCGGCTGTGGGCCGAGGCCGAGCGGGAAGACCCGTCGCCCGACGACGATTCCCTGCCGCTCTACGCCCACGAGCTGACCACCGGCGCCGTCTGGGTCGCCGCGCGCGGCGACCGCGTCGTCGGCATGGCGGCCGCGCTGATCCGCGGCGACGTGGCCGTGCTGGCGGAGCTGGCCGTCGCGGCCGACGTGCAGGACCGCGGCATTGGACGGCGCCTGCTGGCGGCCGTCATGCCCGCCGACGTCCCCGAGCGCTTCACGCTGAGCTCGAGGGACCGGCGCGCCGTCGGTCTCTACGCCCGCGTCGGCATGACGCCGCGCTGGCCGGTCTACGAGTTGCGCGCGGAGCAATTCGACCTCCAGTCGCTGGACGGCGGTGTCGAGGCCGCGGTGGCCGCCGTGGACGACCCGGCGTTCATTGCCTGGGACGCGCGCGTCGGCAAGCGTCACCGACCGCAGGACCTCACCTTCGTGGCCAACGAGGTGGCCGCGCAGCCGCTGTGGTTCCGGCGCGGCGGCGCGACCGTGGGCTATGGCCTCGTGGCCCAGCGCATGGCGGACGAACCGAAGCAGTCGGGCACGTACGCCCTCGGCCCGCTCGGGGTTGGCGACCCCGCCGACGCCGGCGCCTGCGTGGCGGCCGCGCTGAAGTGGGCCCGGCCGCGGGCGCGGGCGGTGCGCCTTGACGTGCCCGCCCCGCACCCAGCCCTTGCCCCATTGCTGGAAGCCGGATTCCGCATCGTGGAGGACGACCAGGTGTTCTGCTGCAGCAGCGCGGCGACCGCCGCCGACCTGGCGTCGTACCTCCCTACCTTCGTCGAGATCTACTAG
- a CDS encoding cation:proton antiporter, which produces MSRGAHVVELELFGELAVIGGLAVATAIGLHRFGLPSTVGFLVTGAIAGPHGLRLVGDPEHIEQIAELGVILLLFAVGLEFSLTRLRFIWKAVAFGGSLQVGVTTLATLAILVIAGDTVARGIVFGLVVALSSTVVVLRVLTVRGELDAPHGRFIVGALIFQDLLVIPLTLLVPALAGGEGTGVAVEVAWELLRAALAVVALLVVARFLIPRVFRAVDATRTREVFLLTVISIALGSAWLMSQLGLSVALGAFLAGMLLADTDYGHRATSDIIPLRDAFTSFFFISLGMIFDWRVFADSPLLAVLIVLGLVFGKALVASLAALAMRNPASVAWRSGISLAQFGEFGYVVLLIGAGVGLVTDLELRLVVTTGVVSIVISRILMHWTGGLHAGETLLRPLERLLRARGMDEPTAQDARLSDHVVIAGYGVAGRLLARTLAQADVPYVVLEVDPDRVREGQREHAHVYYGDVTSHEALEHARLSHARVLVMLVNDRVAMRRGIGLARADCPDVPILARTRYLSDRDDLVALGADHVVCEEVEGGTEMTARVLKSLGLATPAIYDEINTALGSSTDEFLTGAMDDWTEATDRTP; this is translated from the coding sequence GTGAGCCGGGGGGCGCACGTGGTGGAACTGGAGCTGTTCGGCGAGCTGGCGGTCATTGGCGGACTGGCCGTGGCCACCGCGATTGGGCTGCATCGCTTCGGCCTTCCGTCGACCGTCGGCTTCCTCGTCACCGGCGCCATCGCCGGACCGCACGGCCTCCGACTGGTCGGCGACCCGGAGCACATCGAGCAAATCGCCGAACTGGGCGTGATCCTGCTCCTGTTCGCGGTTGGGCTCGAGTTCTCCCTCACGCGCCTGCGCTTCATCTGGAAGGCGGTCGCGTTCGGCGGCTCGTTGCAGGTGGGCGTCACGACGCTGGCCACGCTTGCCATTTTGGTAATCGCCGGAGACACCGTCGCGCGCGGCATTGTCTTCGGGCTTGTGGTGGCGCTCTCGAGCACGGTGGTCGTGCTGCGCGTGCTCACGGTTCGCGGCGAGCTGGATGCGCCGCACGGACGCTTCATCGTCGGGGCGCTCATCTTTCAGGACCTCTTGGTGATCCCGCTGACGTTACTGGTGCCGGCGCTGGCCGGCGGCGAGGGCACCGGAGTCGCCGTGGAGGTCGCGTGGGAGCTGCTTCGCGCGGCATTGGCGGTGGTCGCCCTGCTCGTCGTGGCGCGATTCCTGATCCCGCGAGTCTTTCGCGCCGTGGACGCCACCCGCACGCGCGAGGTCTTTCTGCTCACCGTGATCTCGATCGCCCTGGGCTCCGCCTGGCTGATGAGCCAGCTCGGGCTGTCGGTGGCCCTGGGCGCGTTCCTTGCCGGAATGCTCCTCGCCGACACCGACTACGGGCACCGCGCGACCAGCGACATCATTCCCCTGCGCGACGCATTTACCAGCTTTTTCTTCATCTCGCTCGGGATGATCTTCGATTGGCGGGTGTTCGCGGACTCCCCCCTGCTTGCGGTGCTGATCGTTCTCGGCCTCGTCTTCGGCAAGGCCCTGGTGGCCTCGCTGGCGGCGCTGGCCATGCGAAACCCGGCGAGCGTGGCCTGGCGGTCGGGCATCTCGCTGGCGCAGTTTGGCGAGTTCGGCTACGTGGTGCTCCTGATCGGCGCCGGCGTGGGACTGGTCACCGACCTGGAGCTGCGCCTGGTTGTCACGACGGGCGTCGTCAGCATCGTGATTTCGCGGATCCTCATGCATTGGACCGGCGGCCTGCATGCGGGAGAGACCCTGCTGCGCCCGCTGGAACGGCTGCTGCGCGCCCGCGGCATGGACGAGCCGACGGCGCAGGACGCCCGCCTCAGCGACCACGTGGTGATCGCGGGCTACGGCGTCGCGGGCCGGCTGCTCGCGCGCACGCTGGCACAGGCGGACGTGCCCTATGTGGTCCTGGAGGTCGACCCCGACCGCGTGCGTGAGGGTCAGCGCGAGCACGCGCACGTCTACTACGGCGACGTCACCAGCCACGAGGCGCTCGAGCACGCGCGTCTCAGTCACGCGCGCGTGCTGGTCATGCTGGTCAACGACCGCGTGGCCATGCGCCGCGGCATCGGACTCGCGCGGGCCGATTGCCCGGACGTCCCGATCCTCGCGCGCACTCGCTACCTGTCCGACCGCGACGATCTGGTCGCCCTGGGAGCCGACCACGTCGTGTGCGAGGAGGTGGAAGGCGGCACCGAGATGACCGCGCGCGTGCTCAAATCCCTGGGTCTCGCCACGCCCGCCATCTACGACGAGATCAACACCGCGCTCGGCTCATCGACCGACGAGTTTCTCACCGGGGCGATGGACGACTGGACCGAAGCCACCGATCGAACGCCGTGA
- a CDS encoding DHH family phosphoesterase: protein MIDALHRARRPLVLSHRDSDADSLGSALALGGAFAQLGVEAVLAVHQPDRIAPPLNELPGAAAVVPLTAELGAAHRDVIFVVDTASPALLGGEPTTRDALLSSRPVVNIDHHDSNQHYGAVNYVETAAAATAEVLWGLLTEARIPLTADMATNLQAGLVGDTLGFQIADTSPRTLRAAAGLLEAGGATHGLPRRVLNARTIPATRLYGAALAAVQTTADGRIVWTCVTQAMAASVDASVHYSHGLPNALQEVVGAEIAAVFYELDTKRTRASLRSTGRPIREVAEEYGGGGHQLAAGLTIQQPIEAAQRLVIDRLQALLGS, encoded by the coding sequence GTGATCGATGCCCTTCATCGCGCGCGGCGTCCCTTGGTGCTGTCGCACCGGGATTCGGACGCCGACAGCCTGGGCTCCGCGCTGGCGCTCGGCGGCGCCTTTGCCCAGCTTGGCGTGGAGGCGGTGTTGGCCGTCCACCAGCCGGACCGCATTGCCCCGCCCTTGAACGAGCTTCCGGGCGCGGCCGCCGTCGTTCCCCTCACCGCCGAGCTTGGGGCCGCGCACCGCGACGTGATCTTCGTCGTCGATACCGCCAGTCCCGCGCTCTTGGGCGGCGAGCCAACCACACGTGACGCGCTCTTGAGCAGCCGGCCCGTCGTCAACATCGACCACCACGACTCCAACCAGCACTACGGCGCCGTCAACTACGTGGAGACCGCCGCCGCGGCCACGGCCGAGGTTTTGTGGGGGCTGCTGACGGAGGCCCGCATCCCGCTGACGGCGGACATGGCGACCAATCTGCAAGCGGGCCTGGTCGGCGACACGCTCGGGTTCCAAATCGCCGACACCTCGCCTCGCACGCTGCGGGCAGCGGCCGGCTTGCTGGAAGCCGGCGGCGCGACGCACGGCCTCCCGCGGCGCGTGCTCAATGCGCGCACCATCCCGGCCACGCGCCTGTATGGCGCCGCCCTGGCGGCGGTGCAAACCACGGCCGACGGTCGCATCGTCTGGACCTGCGTCACCCAGGCCATGGCGGCCTCGGTGGATGCCAGCGTGCACTACTCGCACGGATTGCCCAATGCCCTTCAGGAAGTCGTGGGCGCGGAGATTGCAGCGGTGTTCTATGAGCTCGACACCAAGAGGACTCGCGCCAGCCTGCGTTCCACCGGGCGCCCGATTCGGGAAGTCGCCGAGGAGTACGGCGGGGGCGGCCACCAGCTCGCGGCCGGCCTCACGATTCAGCAGCCGATCGAGGCCGCTCAGCGCCTGGTGATTGACCGTCTCCAGGCCCTGCTCGGGAGCTGA
- a CDS encoding mandelate racemase/muconate lactonizing enzyme family protein → MKVTRVSAEVYAKPHDPPITNGKYTYTHSKNVVVRIQTDEGIEGVGICGGLGLPSGRDVLVTVIDNMSEAVIGEDPFNVERIWDRLYQPKIFGRKGLTTRALSAIDIALWDVIARAVELPLYRLLGGYTDEVRAYIAGGYYAEGKGIPELQDEMLGYVEQGATAVKMKIGAVSLREDERRVAAVRDAIGDEVDLLVDANNAYVTADAVRMARILESYDAFWFEEPVSPDNMAGSAAVANSSSVPVAAGENEYTRWGFRELFESDAVRIANPDAMVLGGITEYRRIAALASAYEIPIAPHGLQEIHIHLLAAFPFPLILEYYNPNVAGLNEVMFHEKLELTDRGTVMLPQGPGLGVEFNWDALRQYREE, encoded by the coding sequence GTGAAGGTGACGCGCGTTTCCGCCGAGGTCTACGCCAAGCCGCATGACCCGCCGATCACCAACGGCAAGTACACCTACACCCACTCCAAGAACGTCGTCGTCCGCATCCAGACCGACGAGGGCATCGAGGGCGTCGGCATTTGCGGCGGTCTCGGCCTCCCGTCCGGGCGCGACGTGCTGGTCACCGTCATCGATAACATGTCCGAGGCCGTCATCGGCGAAGACCCGTTCAACGTCGAGCGCATCTGGGACCGGCTCTACCAGCCCAAGATCTTCGGTCGCAAGGGCCTCACCACGCGCGCGCTTTCGGCCATCGACATCGCCCTGTGGGACGTGATTGCCCGAGCCGTGGAGCTTCCGCTCTACCGGCTCCTGGGCGGCTACACCGACGAGGTGCGCGCCTACATCGCCGGCGGCTACTACGCCGAGGGCAAGGGCATTCCCGAGCTGCAGGACGAGATGCTCGGCTATGTCGAGCAAGGCGCCACCGCCGTCAAGATGAAGATCGGCGCAGTGTCGCTGCGCGAGGACGAGCGCCGCGTGGCGGCCGTGCGCGACGCCATCGGCGACGAGGTGGACCTGCTGGTGGACGCCAACAATGCCTACGTCACGGCCGACGCCGTGCGCATGGCCCGCATCCTTGAGTCCTACGACGCCTTTTGGTTCGAGGAGCCCGTCTCGCCCGACAACATGGCCGGCAGCGCCGCCGTCGCCAATTCCTCCAGCGTGCCCGTCGCCGCCGGTGAGAACGAGTACACCCGCTGGGGCTTTCGCGAGCTGTTCGAGTCCGACGCAGTGCGCATCGCCAATCCCGACGCCATGGTCCTTGGCGGCATCACGGAATACCGCCGCATCGCCGCCCTGGCCTCGGCCTACGAGATCCCCATCGCCCCGCACGGCCTGCAGGAGATTCACATTCACCTGCTGGCCGCATTCCCGTTCCCGCTGATCCTCGAGTACTACAACCCCAACGTGGCCGGTCTCAACGAAGTCATGTTCCACGAGAAGCTGGAGCTCACGGACCGCGGCACTGTGATGCTGCCGCAGGGGCCCGGGCTGGGCGTCGAGTTCAACTGGGACGCCCTGCGGCAATACCGCGAGGAGTGA
- a CDS encoding thiamine diphosphokinase has protein sequence MHAVVALGGDAEPTHVRRALARAQIVIAADGGAAHVEAARGVCDVIVGDQDSVPAATLDRARAAGADIRDFPTAKDATDGELALREALSRGATSITIVGALGGPRVDHLLANVGLLAHPDLRDVDAVIEDAAHRIWLVGGSSAWRGAAGDCVTLLAVGGDAHGVTTQGLRYALRDGVLPHGSSLGVSNEMTDPQAEVSVARGSVLVIHEYRRAAG, from the coding sequence GTGCACGCCGTCGTAGCGCTCGGCGGTGACGCCGAGCCGACCCACGTCCGGCGGGCGCTCGCGCGCGCGCAGATTGTCATCGCCGCCGACGGCGGCGCCGCCCACGTTGAGGCTGCCCGGGGCGTCTGCGACGTGATCGTTGGAGATCAGGACTCGGTTCCGGCCGCGACCCTCGACCGAGCGCGCGCCGCCGGCGCGGACATCCGCGATTTCCCCACCGCCAAGGACGCCACGGACGGTGAGCTGGCGCTGCGCGAGGCCCTGAGCCGTGGAGCTACGTCCATCACCATCGTCGGCGCGTTGGGCGGACCGCGGGTGGATCACCTGCTGGCCAACGTCGGGCTGCTGGCGCACCCGGACCTGCGCGACGTCGACGCCGTGATCGAGGACGCCGCGCATCGGATCTGGCTCGTCGGCGGATCGTCGGCCTGGCGCGGCGCGGCCGGCGACTGCGTGACCCTGCTCGCCGTCGGCGGCGACGCACACGGCGTCACCACCCAGGGTCTTCGCTATGCCCTGCGGGACGGTGTGCTCCCGCACGGCTCCAGCCTCGGGGTCAGCAACGAAATGACCGATCCGCAAGCCGAAGTCTCCGTCGCCCGCGGCTCCGTGCTCGTGATCCACGAGTATCGCCGAGCCGCCGGCTAA
- the pdxT gene encoding pyridoxal 5'-phosphate synthase glutaminase subunit PdxT, with amino-acid sequence MTPVIGVLALQGDFAEHTAMLRGLGVESREVRVPRDLEGIDGLVIPGGESTTIGKLLEMYALLEPVRDLGASGFPIWGTCAGLILLAKDVGKSQPLLGLMDMTVERNAFGRQIDSFETELDVEGVPGGAFHAVFIRAPIVGSVGDAVDVLARLDDGRIVAVRQGNLLGTAFHPELTADARLHRLFVDMAHAA; translated from the coding sequence GTGACCCCCGTCATCGGTGTGCTGGCCCTGCAGGGCGATTTCGCCGAGCACACCGCCATGCTGCGCGGGCTCGGGGTCGAATCGCGCGAGGTGCGCGTACCCCGCGACCTGGAGGGTATTGACGGGCTGGTGATTCCAGGCGGCGAGAGCACGACGATCGGCAAGCTGCTGGAGATGTACGCGCTGCTGGAGCCGGTCCGCGATCTCGGCGCGTCCGGGTTTCCAATCTGGGGAACCTGCGCCGGGTTGATTCTGCTCGCCAAGGACGTGGGGAAGTCGCAGCCGCTGCTAGGCCTGATGGACATGACGGTCGAGCGCAACGCCTTCGGTCGCCAAATCGACAGCTTCGAGACCGAGCTCGACGTCGAGGGCGTGCCGGGCGGCGCGTTTCACGCGGTGTTCATTCGCGCGCCGATTGTTGGCAGCGTGGGCGACGCGGTGGACGTGCTCGCGAGGCTGGACGACGGCCGCATCGTCGCGGTGCGGCAAGGCAACCTGCTTGGCACGGCCTTCCATCCCGAGCTGACTGCCGACGCGCGCCTGCACCGCCTCTTCGTCGACATGGCGCACGCCGCATGA
- a CDS encoding GDP-mannose 4,6-dehydratase: MNTALVAGGAGFIGSHLCDGLLASGRRVIAVDSFLTGRPENVAHLAGRPDFQLIEHDVCEPLDVEEPVDAVFHLASPASPTDFDRIPEEIMWVNALGARNLCDLAQRDGARLLLASTSEIYGDPLEHPQRETYFGNVNPIGLRSPYDESKRFAEALVMMRRRMHGLNARVVRIFNTYGPRMRVGDGRMSIEFVTNALRGEPLTVVGDGSQTRSLCFVTDMAEGISRAMYRPATDGQVFNLGNPSEHSVAEYADWIRDIADSSSEIRHVPARPDDPQRRRPDIGRAREVLAWQPQVAPADGLRRTVDWYREHLALAEPN, encoded by the coding sequence GTGAACACGGCACTCGTGGCCGGGGGTGCCGGCTTCATCGGCTCGCATCTCTGTGACGGTCTGCTCGCGTCCGGTCGCCGCGTGATTGCGGTGGACAGCTTTCTGACCGGGCGTCCCGAGAACGTGGCGCACCTGGCGGGACGACCCGACTTCCAGTTGATCGAGCATGACGTTTGCGAGCCGCTGGACGTTGAAGAGCCGGTGGACGCGGTGTTTCACCTGGCGAGTCCGGCCAGCCCGACGGACTTCGACCGCATTCCCGAGGAGATCATGTGGGTGAACGCGCTCGGTGCGCGCAACCTTTGTGACCTGGCGCAGCGAGACGGCGCGCGCCTGCTGCTGGCGTCGACCTCGGAGATCTACGGCGATCCCCTGGAGCACCCCCAGCGCGAGACCTACTTTGGCAACGTGAACCCGATCGGGCTGCGCTCGCCCTACGACGAGAGCAAGCGCTTCGCCGAGGCGCTGGTGATGATGCGACGCCGCATGCACGGGCTGAATGCGCGCGTGGTGCGGATTTTCAATACCTACGGTCCCCGCATGCGTGTGGGGGACGGGCGCATGTCGATCGAGTTCGTGACCAACGCCCTGCGCGGCGAGCCGCTGACGGTGGTGGGCGACGGCAGCCAGACGCGGAGCCTGTGCTTTGTGACCGACATGGCCGAGGGCATTTCCCGCGCGATGTATCGGCCCGCCACCGACGGCCAGGTCTTCAACCTGGGCAATCCCAGCGAGCACTCGGTGGCGGAGTACGCGGATTGGATTCGCGACATCGCGGACTCGTCGTCCGAGATTCGCCACGTGCCGGCCCGCCCGGACGATCCGCAGCGGCGGCGTCCCGACATCGGCCGCGCGCGCGAGGTGCTGGCCTGGCAGCCGCAGGTGGCGCCCGCCGACGGATTGCGTCGGACGGTTGACTGGTACCGCGAGCATCTGGCGCTTGCTGAGCCGAACTAG
- a CDS encoding AAA family ATPase, with the protein MEATTTPPAAANGPVPHPAASDGEELERLLAALPPSIRDALQALPDWDTLVEIVLDVGRFPEARLDARSVALLEREVTGDDLDQVVATVGAFTADNRAGIARTLHRFSALRNRSGRIVGLTIRRGRALHGTTHVVADIITSRRNLLLLGPPGVGKTTMLREIARVLANDADRRVVVVDTSNEIAGDGDIPHAGIGRARRMQVAQPDLQHRVMIEAVENHMPEVVVVDEIGTEAEARAARTIAERGVQLVATAHGQTLENVLLNPLLADLVGGVEAVTLGDEEARRRGTQKTVLERRAPPSFHTLIELHSRDSFVIYTDVAETVDAVLRGLPAPGERRVRLADGRTERETFSEPPQDSERPAAAVRGPGASPRSRASSGTLQILPFGVGRNRLEQAIINTGIDARLARDLGGADIVMTLRSFYRRRPRLLRDAEARGTPVYVLRSNTVLQMESCLMEMVEDGATVDGDAPSRIGSGAAGPSQRLRLALTKPRS; encoded by the coding sequence ATGGAAGCAACGACCACGCCCCCCGCCGCCGCCAACGGCCCGGTGCCGCATCCCGCGGCGTCCGACGGCGAGGAACTCGAGCGGCTCCTGGCGGCGCTTCCGCCCTCAATTCGGGATGCCCTCCAGGCGCTGCCCGACTGGGACACCCTGGTCGAGATCGTGCTCGATGTCGGCCGCTTTCCGGAGGCCCGGCTGGACGCCCGGTCGGTGGCGCTGCTGGAGCGCGAGGTCACGGGCGACGACTTGGATCAAGTCGTCGCAACCGTGGGCGCCTTTACGGCCGACAATCGCGCCGGCATCGCCCGCACACTGCATCGGTTCTCGGCGCTGCGCAATCGCTCGGGGCGCATCGTCGGTCTCACCATCCGGCGCGGACGCGCCCTGCACGGCACGACGCACGTGGTGGCGGACATCATCACGTCGCGGCGCAACCTGCTGCTGCTCGGCCCGCCGGGCGTCGGAAAAACCACCATGCTGCGCGAGATCGCGCGCGTGCTCGCCAACGACGCGGACCGCCGGGTCGTCGTGGTTGACACCTCGAACGAGATCGCGGGCGACGGCGACATTCCCCACGCCGGCATTGGGCGGGCGCGCCGCATGCAGGTGGCGCAACCCGACCTGCAGCACCGCGTCATGATCGAGGCGGTCGAGAATCACATGCCGGAAGTCGTTGTCGTCGATGAAATCGGCACCGAGGCCGAGGCCCGCGCCGCCCGCACCATCGCCGAGCGGGGCGTGCAGCTCGTGGCCACCGCCCACGGCCAAACGCTCGAAAACGTGCTACTCAACCCGTTGCTGGCCGACCTGGTCGGCGGTGTCGAGGCGGTGACGCTGGGCGACGAGGAGGCGCGCCGCCGCGGCACGCAGAAGACCGTGCTGGAGCGCCGCGCGCCGCCCAGCTTTCACACGCTCATCGAGCTGCACAGCCGCGACTCGTTCGTGATCTACACCGACGTGGCCGAGACGGTCGACGCCGTGCTGCGCGGCCTGCCGGCCCCCGGCGAGCGCCGCGTGCGCCTGGCCGACGGGCGCACCGAGCGCGAGACGTTCAGCGAGCCGCCGCAAGACTCCGAGCGTCCCGCCGCAGCCGTACGCGGACCGGGAGCCTCGCCGCGCAGCCGCGCATCCTCGGGAACCTTGCAGATTCTCCCGTTCGGCGTCGGGCGCAATCGGCTGGAACAAGCCATCATCAATACCGGCATCGACGCGCGCCTCGCGCGCGACCTTGGCGGCGCCGACATCGTGATGACGCTGCGCAGCTTCTACCGGCGCCGCCCCCGCCTGCTGCGCGACGCCGAGGCCCGCGGCACGCCGGTCTACGTGCTGCGCAGCAACACCGTCTTGCAGATGGAGTCGTGCCTGATGGAGATGGTCGAGGACGGCGCAACGGTCGACGGCGACGCGCCGTCGCGAATCGGCTCAGGCGCCGCGGGACCGTCGCAGCGGCTGCGCCTGGCGCTGACAAAGCCCCGCTCGTGA
- the pdxS gene encoding pyridoxal 5'-phosphate synthase lyase subunit PdxS: protein MEKNTLTVKRGLAQMLKGGVIMDVVTAEQAKIAEDAGAAAVMALERVPADIRAHGGVARMADPEKIIEIQAAVTIPVMAKCRIGHFVEAELLQALGVDYVDESEVLTPADEAHHVDKHGFDVPFVCGCRNIGEALRRIGEGAAMIRTKGEAGTGDVVEAVRHMRAVMGDLRRLTTMREDELATFAKDVQAPLDLVASVAREGRLPVVNFAAGGVATPADAALMMRLGADGVFVGSGIFKSSDPAIRAKAVVEATTHYQDAGIIATASRGLGEPMTGIARDTLAPEELLATRGW, encoded by the coding sequence ATGGAAAAGAACACTCTCACCGTCAAGCGCGGGCTGGCCCAGATGCTCAAGGGCGGCGTCATCATGGACGTCGTCACGGCCGAACAGGCCAAGATTGCCGAGGACGCCGGCGCGGCGGCCGTCATGGCCCTCGAGCGCGTGCCCGCCGACATTCGCGCCCACGGCGGCGTGGCGCGCATGGCCGATCCCGAGAAGATCATCGAGATCCAGGCGGCGGTGACCATCCCGGTGATGGCCAAGTGCCGCATCGGCCACTTCGTCGAAGCCGAATTGCTTCAGGCCCTGGGCGTGGACTACGTCGACGAGTCCGAGGTCCTGACGCCGGCGGACGAGGCGCACCACGTGGACAAGCACGGGTTCGACGTGCCGTTCGTCTGCGGCTGCCGCAACATCGGCGAGGCGCTGCGCCGCATTGGCGAGGGCGCCGCCATGATCCGCACCAAGGGCGAGGCCGGCACCGGCGACGTGGTCGAGGCCGTGCGCCACATGCGCGCGGTCATGGGCGATCTGCGCCGGCTCACCACCATGCGCGAGGACGAGCTGGCGACTTTCGCCAAGGACGTGCAGGCGCCGCTGGACCTGGTCGCGTCGGTAGCCCGCGAGGGCCGCCTGCCGGTGGTGAACTTCGCCGCGGGCGGCGTGGCCACGCCGGCGGACGCGGCGCTGATGATGCGGCTCGGCGCCGACGGCGTTTTCGTGGGCAGCGGCATCTTCAAGTCCAGCGACCCCGCCATTCGCGCCAAGGCCGTGGTGGAAGCCACCACCCACTACCAGGACGCCGGCATCATCGCCACCGCCTCCCGCGGCCTCGGCGAGCCCATGACGGGCATTGCCCGCGACACCCTCGCGCCGGAGGAGCTCCTCGCAACCCGTGGGTGGTAG
- the folK gene encoding 2-amino-4-hydroxy-6-hydroxymethyldihydropteridine diphosphokinase: MTPHPPNTPLPALLVLGSNLGDRMGHLRFAVAGLGMVGRIDAVSPVYESPPAGHIHQGPFLNLALRLTTGLGPVRLLMWGKGLEFAAGRRPGIPYGPRPLDVDIVSLGALTIANGRVTIPHPRVAERPFMAAPLADIAPRETLAGHDATLAELDRRLGREDLTPVAGPDAVWTRQCLS; the protein is encoded by the coding sequence ATGACCCCGCACCCACCTAACACCCCCCTCCCAGCCCTCCTGGTCCTGGGCTCGAACCTGGGCGATCGGATGGGTCACTTGCGCTTCGCGGTGGCGGGGTTGGGGATGGTTGGACGCATCGATGCCGTGTCGCCGGTCTACGAGTCGCCGCCGGCCGGGCATATCCACCAGGGCCCGTTTCTGAACCTGGCGCTGCGGCTCACGACCGGGCTGGGGCCGGTGCGGCTCTTGATGTGGGGCAAGGGCCTCGAATTCGCCGCTGGGCGTCGGCCGGGCATCCCCTACGGCCCGCGCCCGCTGGATGTGGACATTGTGAGCCTGGGAGCGCTGACCATTGCGAACGGGCGCGTGACCATTCCGCACCCCCGCGTCGCCGAGCGGCCGTTCATGGCGGCCCCGCTGGCCGACATTGCCCCACGCGAGACGTTGGCGGGCCACGACGCGACGCTGGCCGAGCTCGACCGCCGGCTTGGCCGCGAGGACCTCACGCCGGTAGCGGGTCCGGATGCCGTGTGGACGAGGCAGTGCCTTTCCTGA
- a CDS encoding aldolase/citrate lyase family protein has product MRPNTLRELLNTGQPSVGTHILVSWPGVVELVGQTGVIDYVEFVGEYAPYDLYSLENIGRAIELFDHLSGMMKVEQEPRTHLAIRSIGSGIQNILFADVHSAEEAADCVAAVRAETPSTGGRHGAGSRRDVGYGWESAGGGKAFVQALEDSVVALMIEKDGAVKDIENILAVKGVDMLQFGPADYAMSIDLPGEYWHPRCKAAEEHIIKTALAMGKHPRAEISSPDQAKYYLDQGVRHFSIGTDVQILRDWWAQNAEGVRDAIAGH; this is encoded by the coding sequence ATGCGACCAAACACACTGCGTGAATTGCTCAACACCGGCCAGCCGTCGGTCGGCACCCACATCCTGGTCTCATGGCCGGGCGTGGTGGAACTCGTCGGACAGACCGGCGTCATCGACTACGTGGAGTTCGTGGGCGAATACGCGCCCTACGACCTCTATTCGCTGGAGAACATCGGGCGGGCCATCGAGCTGTTCGACCACCTCAGCGGCATGATGAAAGTCGAACAGGAGCCGCGGACGCACCTCGCGATTCGCTCCATCGGCTCGGGCATCCAGAACATCCTCTTTGCCGATGTGCACTCGGCCGAAGAGGCGGCGGACTGCGTGGCGGCGGTGCGCGCCGAAACACCGTCCACCGGCGGGCGGCACGGGGCCGGTTCCCGGCGCGACGTGGGCTACGGCTGGGAAAGCGCCGGCGGGGGGAAGGCCTTCGTCCAGGCGCTCGAAGATTCCGTGGTGGCGCTGATGATCGAGAAGGACGGCGCCGTCAAGGACATCGAGAACATCCTCGCCGTCAAGGGCGTCGACATGCTCCAGTTCGGTCCTGCCGACTACGCCATGAGCATCGATCTTCCCGGCGAATACTGGCATCCCCGCTGTAAGGCGGCGGAGGAGCACATCATCAAGACCGCGCTTGCCATGGGCAAGCACCCGCGCGCCGAGATCAGCTCGCCCGACCAGGCCAAGTACTACCTGGACCAGGGCGTGCGCCACTTCTCGATCGGCACCGACGTCCAGATTCTGCGCGACTGGTGGGCGCAGAACGCGGAGGGCGTGCGGGACGCGATCGCCGGGCACTAG